From Coffea arabica cultivar ET-39 chromosome 2e, Coffea Arabica ET-39 HiFi, whole genome shotgun sequence, the proteins below share one genomic window:
- the LOC113733404 gene encoding uncharacterized protein, with amino-acid sequence MEQEGLSRPPRPLAGDKSRRDQGLYCAYHRDVGHDTEDCRHLKKDIEKLIKRGHLGQFVREERADQQRGRPRSERPGYPRDRSQGPRDRTPEQEIQNLAGVINTIAGGPAGGDSHTARRHNRPPPTGESSAKRLKIYEEIIYGPEDAVPLASNNHEAIVIEVITCNFKVKKVYIDNGSAIDVLYYKTFKELQLEDKQLVPVRTPLIGFAGPPVRSEGMITLMVMVGVSPKCRTVPVNFAVVKEPSSYNMILGRPTLNALRAICSTLHLSMKFPTSAGVAEVLGDPEVARACYIATLKGKEKLVAQTICLESWEPLEKGERLETDEGLAELPVQSGRPERTVKVGTGLSELIRSSLESLLVEYAEIFA; translated from the coding sequence ATGGAGCAGGAGGGGCTCTCCCGACCTCCTCGGCCTTTGGCCGGGGACAAAAGCAGACGGGACCAAGGTCTGTATTGCGCTTACCATCGAGATGTGGGGCACGATACGGAGGACTGCCGTCATCTCAAGAAAGACATTGAGAAATTGATCAAACGAGGCCATCTTGGGCAGTTCGTACGGGAGGAACGAGCTGACCAGCAACGAGGAAGGCCCAGGTCGGAACGTCCGGGCTACCCCCGGGACCGGTCTCAGGGGCCTCGCGACCGAACTCCCGAGCAGGAAATACAGAACCTGGCGGGGGTGATTAACACTATTGCTGGAGGACCTGCTGGCGGAGATAGCCATACAGCTCGGCGGCACAATCGCCCCCCTCCCACGGGGGAGAGTTCGGCCAAGCGATTGAAGATATATGAAGAAATAATCTATGGACCAGAGGACGCGGTCCCTTTGGCCTCCAATAACCATGAAGCCATTGTGATAGAGGTCATCACCTGTAATTTCAAAGTGAAGAAGGTGTACATAGACAACGGAAGTGCCATAGACGTGCTGTATTACAAGACCTTTAAGGAGCTGCAGCTGGAGGATAAGCAGCTCGTGCCGGTTCGAACCCCGTTGATCGGTTTTGCAGGTCCTCCTGTAAGATCGGAAGGGATGATTACTCTCATGGTTATGGTGGGGGTGTCCCCGAAGTGCCGAACGGTCCCGGTAAACTTCGCGGTGGTTAAGGAGCCGTCGTCCTACAATATGATTCTTGGACGACCCACGCTGAATGCCCTCCGAGCTATTTGCTCCACCTTGCACCTCAGTATGAAGTTTCCTACCTCTGCTGGGGTGGCTGAGGTGCTGGGAGATCCGGAGGTGGCGAGAGCGTGTTATATTGCCACCCTCAAGGGCAAAGAGAAATTGGTAGCTCAGACAATTTGTCTAGAATCCTGGGAACCCCTGGAGAAGGGGGAAAGATTGGAGACAGACGAGGGGTTGGCCGAGCTGCCCGTCCAATCTGGCCGGCCCGAGCGCACAGTAAAGGTCGGCACCGGTCTGAGTGAGCTGATCAGGAGTTCTTTGGAATCGCTCTTGGTGGAATACGCAGAGATTTTTGCTTAG
- the LOC113730000 gene encoding dnaJ protein ERDJ2A isoform X2, whose amino-acid sequence MAASDETGALFPIFILATIALPLVPYTILKLFRPASKKTRSIHCDCSDCFRSGKYRKSISSQTSNFLTCHNLMIIMLWFFMGILVFYIKNMSREIQVFEPFGILGLEPGASDSQIKKAYRRLSIQYHPDKNPDPDAHKYFVEYISKAYQALTDPISRENFEKYGHPDGRQGFQIGIALPQFLLNNNGESGGILLLSIVGVVILLPLVMAVVYLARSSKYTGNYVKRETLVTYFESMKPSLSLRKVVDIFIEAEEYKSLPVRRTDKDPIQKLFTIVRNELSLDQKNGKQEEAKFWKQHPAVIKTALLLQAHLTREKTVLTPDLQRDLNFVLQLAPRLLEELMKMAVIPRNAKGHGWLRPATGVMELSQCIIQAVRLSARKVSSTDGIASFLQLPHFSEAVAEKLARKVRFQELQGMSLQERLELLSEVAGFSAAEIQDVEKVLGLMPCPTVEVTCETEGEEGIQEGDIVTVQAWVTLKRANGLIKAVPHAPSYPFHKEENFWLLLADANANSVWFSQKVNFMDEAAAVIAASEAVREKMEVLGAAGDETGAAVIEAVDRVRSGSRLIMGKFLAPAEGNYNLTCYLLCDSWIGCDKTTSLKVKVSKRSRTMTRRGQVMEEEPIPEDLSEDGEEIEEEKDDDYESEYSEDEDEKPNTSKKNFVKGPAVGKGKEDKKKGSNKGPARKKGR is encoded by the exons ATGGCAGCCTCTGATGAAACTGGTGCACTGTTTCCGATTTTCATATTGGCCACGATTGCCCTGCCTTTGGTACCTTATACAATACTGAAGTTATTCCGTCCTGCCTCAAAGAAAACAAGGAGCATCCATTGTGACTGTTCAGACTGCTTCCGGTCAGGAAAGTACCGCAAATCAATTTCTAGTCAG ACATCAAACTTCTTGACATGCCATAACTTGATGATAATTATGCTCTGGTTCTTCATGGGAATCCTTGTTTTCTACATCAAGAACATGAGCCGCGAG ATTCAAGTTTTTGAGCCATTTGGAATTCTTGGACTAGAGCCCGGAGCTTCTGACTCACAGATTAAGAAGGCTTATCGTAGGCTTTCAATTCAATATCATCCGGATAAAAACCCCGATCCAG ATGCTCATAAGTATTTTGTTGAGTACATATCCAAGGCTTATCAGGCTCTGACAGATCCTATTTCCcgtgaaaattttgagaaatatggACATCCAGATGGAAGACAG GGATTCCAAATTGGGATAGCTCTTCCTCAGTTTCTGCTAAATAACAATGGCGAATCTGGTGGGATTCTGTTGCTTTCAATTGTTGGGGTTGTAATACTATTGCCATTGGTGATGGCTGTTGTATATCTAGCAAGATCATCAAAATATACTGGAAATTATGTCAAACGTGAAACACTAGTCACCTATTTTGAGTCGATGAAACCAtctttgtctttgag GAAAGTTGTGGACATCTTCATTGAGGCTGAGGAGTACAAGAGTCTTCCAGTCCGAAGGACTGACAAAGATCCAATTCAGAAACTCTTTACAATAGTAAGAAATGAATTGAGCCTGGATCAAAAGAATGGGAAACAGGAGGAGGCAAAATTTTGGAAGCAGCACCCAGCAGTAATTAAG ACAGCACTGTTGTTGCAAGCCCATTTAACTCGGGAAAAAACAGTATTGACCCCAGATTTGCAGCGTGACCTCAACTTTGTGCTGCAATTGGCACCTCGCCTTCTTGAAGAGCTGATGAAG ATGGCTGTTATACCTCGAAATGCCAAGGGGCATGGGTGGCTAAGACCTGCCACTGGAGTTATGGAGCTTTCACAGTGCATTATTCAG GCTGTTCGTCTTAGTGCAAGGAAGGTCTCATCCACCGATGGTATTGCTTCTTTTCTACAACTTCCACACTTCAGTGAAGCAGTTGCAGAAAAATTAGCTCGCAAG GTAAGATTTCAGGAGCTTCAGGGAATGAGTCTTCAAGAACGTCTTGAGTTGCTTTCTGAGGTAGCTGGCTTCTCTGCTGCTGAAATCCAAGATGTGGAGAAGGTGCTGGGGTTGATGCCTTGTCCAACAGTTGAAGTTACTTGTGAGACCGAGGGTGAGGAGGGTATACAAGAAGGTGACATTGTGACGGTACAGGCTTGGGTGACTTTAAAACGTGCTAATGGTTTGATCAAGGCCGTCCCACATGCCCCATCCTATCCAttccacaaggaagaaaatttcTGGCTTTTGCTTGCAGATGCCAATGCCAATAGTGTGTGGTTTTCACAGAAGGTcaattttatggatgaagctGCAGCAGTAATTGCTGCTTCAGAAGCAGTTCGGGAGAAAATGGAAGTCCTGGGGGCAGCTGGCGATGAGACTGGTGCTGCAGTGATAGAAGCTGTTGATAGAGTTAGGAGTGGTTCCCGACTCATCATGGGCAAGTTTCTAGCTCCAGCTGAAGGAAATTACAACTTGACTTGTTATTTGCTTTGTGATTCCTGGATAGGTTGTGATAAGACAACGAGCTTGAAGGTGAAAGTCTCAAAACGGAGCAGAACTATGACTCGAAGGGGTCAAGTGATGGAGGAAGAACCCATTCCGGAGGATCTCAGTGAAGACGGAGAGGAGATTGAAGAAGAGAAAGATGACGATTATGAGAGCGAGTACagtgaagatgaagatgaaaaacCCAACACAAGTAAAAAAAACTTTGTGAAAGGCCCTGCAGTAGGAAAGGGCAAGGAGGATAAAAAGAAGGGGTCCAACAAAGGCCCTGCTCGTAAGAAGGGCAGGTAA
- the LOC113730000 gene encoding dnaJ protein ERDJ2A isoform X1 — protein MAASDETGALFPIFILATIALPLVPYTILKLFRPASKKTRSIHCDCSDCFRSGKYRKSISSQTSNFLTCHNLMIIMLWFFMGILVFYIKNMSREIQVFEPFGILGLEPGASDSQIKKAYRRLSIQYHPDKNPDPDAHKYFVEYISKAYQALTDPISRENFEKYGHPDGRQGFQIGIALPQFLLNNNGESGGILLLSIVGVVILLPLVMAVVYLARSSKYTGNYVKRETLVTYFESMKPSLSLRKVVDIFIEAEEYKSLPVRRTDKDPIQKLFTIVRNELSLDQKNGKQEEAKFWKQHPAVIKTALLLQAHLTREKTVLTPDLQRDLNFVLQLAPRLLEELMKMAVIPRNAKGHGWLRPATGVMELSQCIIQAVRLSARKVSSTDGIASFLQLPHFSEAVAEKLARKKVRFQELQGMSLQERLELLSEVAGFSAAEIQDVEKVLGLMPCPTVEVTCETEGEEGIQEGDIVTVQAWVTLKRANGLIKAVPHAPSYPFHKEENFWLLLADANANSVWFSQKVNFMDEAAAVIAASEAVREKMEVLGAAGDETGAAVIEAVDRVRSGSRLIMGKFLAPAEGNYNLTCYLLCDSWIGCDKTTSLKVKVSKRSRTMTRRGQVMEEEPIPEDLSEDGEEIEEEKDDDYESEYSEDEDEKPNTSKKNFVKGPAVGKGKEDKKKGSNKGPARKKGR, from the exons ATGGCAGCCTCTGATGAAACTGGTGCACTGTTTCCGATTTTCATATTGGCCACGATTGCCCTGCCTTTGGTACCTTATACAATACTGAAGTTATTCCGTCCTGCCTCAAAGAAAACAAGGAGCATCCATTGTGACTGTTCAGACTGCTTCCGGTCAGGAAAGTACCGCAAATCAATTTCTAGTCAG ACATCAAACTTCTTGACATGCCATAACTTGATGATAATTATGCTCTGGTTCTTCATGGGAATCCTTGTTTTCTACATCAAGAACATGAGCCGCGAG ATTCAAGTTTTTGAGCCATTTGGAATTCTTGGACTAGAGCCCGGAGCTTCTGACTCACAGATTAAGAAGGCTTATCGTAGGCTTTCAATTCAATATCATCCGGATAAAAACCCCGATCCAG ATGCTCATAAGTATTTTGTTGAGTACATATCCAAGGCTTATCAGGCTCTGACAGATCCTATTTCCcgtgaaaattttgagaaatatggACATCCAGATGGAAGACAG GGATTCCAAATTGGGATAGCTCTTCCTCAGTTTCTGCTAAATAACAATGGCGAATCTGGTGGGATTCTGTTGCTTTCAATTGTTGGGGTTGTAATACTATTGCCATTGGTGATGGCTGTTGTATATCTAGCAAGATCATCAAAATATACTGGAAATTATGTCAAACGTGAAACACTAGTCACCTATTTTGAGTCGATGAAACCAtctttgtctttgag GAAAGTTGTGGACATCTTCATTGAGGCTGAGGAGTACAAGAGTCTTCCAGTCCGAAGGACTGACAAAGATCCAATTCAGAAACTCTTTACAATAGTAAGAAATGAATTGAGCCTGGATCAAAAGAATGGGAAACAGGAGGAGGCAAAATTTTGGAAGCAGCACCCAGCAGTAATTAAG ACAGCACTGTTGTTGCAAGCCCATTTAACTCGGGAAAAAACAGTATTGACCCCAGATTTGCAGCGTGACCTCAACTTTGTGCTGCAATTGGCACCTCGCCTTCTTGAAGAGCTGATGAAG ATGGCTGTTATACCTCGAAATGCCAAGGGGCATGGGTGGCTAAGACCTGCCACTGGAGTTATGGAGCTTTCACAGTGCATTATTCAG GCTGTTCGTCTTAGTGCAAGGAAGGTCTCATCCACCGATGGTATTGCTTCTTTTCTACAACTTCCACACTTCAGTGAAGCAGTTGCAGAAAAATTAGCTCGCAAG AAGGTAAGATTTCAGGAGCTTCAGGGAATGAGTCTTCAAGAACGTCTTGAGTTGCTTTCTGAGGTAGCTGGCTTCTCTGCTGCTGAAATCCAAGATGTGGAGAAGGTGCTGGGGTTGATGCCTTGTCCAACAGTTGAAGTTACTTGTGAGACCGAGGGTGAGGAGGGTATACAAGAAGGTGACATTGTGACGGTACAGGCTTGGGTGACTTTAAAACGTGCTAATGGTTTGATCAAGGCCGTCCCACATGCCCCATCCTATCCAttccacaaggaagaaaatttcTGGCTTTTGCTTGCAGATGCCAATGCCAATAGTGTGTGGTTTTCACAGAAGGTcaattttatggatgaagctGCAGCAGTAATTGCTGCTTCAGAAGCAGTTCGGGAGAAAATGGAAGTCCTGGGGGCAGCTGGCGATGAGACTGGTGCTGCAGTGATAGAAGCTGTTGATAGAGTTAGGAGTGGTTCCCGACTCATCATGGGCAAGTTTCTAGCTCCAGCTGAAGGAAATTACAACTTGACTTGTTATTTGCTTTGTGATTCCTGGATAGGTTGTGATAAGACAACGAGCTTGAAGGTGAAAGTCTCAAAACGGAGCAGAACTATGACTCGAAGGGGTCAAGTGATGGAGGAAGAACCCATTCCGGAGGATCTCAGTGAAGACGGAGAGGAGATTGAAGAAGAGAAAGATGACGATTATGAGAGCGAGTACagtgaagatgaagatgaaaaacCCAACACAAGTAAAAAAAACTTTGTGAAAGGCCCTGCAGTAGGAAAGGGCAAGGAGGATAAAAAGAAGGGGTCCAACAAAGGCCCTGCTCGTAAGAAGGGCAGGTAA
- the LOC113730002 gene encoding uncharacterized protein At3g49140-like isoform X2: MLMLEPPAAAVLLSRRSFDPIIPRCLPHSATFFISRNKYSKLRNHSCRGNSSSCASRRNGIRASAKEKPNCSGSGSGSGSGPVKQNAKPLRYHPFEEIAESELNANGEARLTPAETTRTLIEVNSKATLMFSSLVNEQVHENIFWPDLPYVTDEHGNIYFQVKHDEDILQTLSSDDNLVQVIIGLDTAEMLSEIELLDQSEIDFGIDEFDDEDSDVDDEDGEDEREDDNGYEKDWVAIIDNEEDQDEDSDGSLGDWAKLETMRSSHPMYFAKKLSEAASDDPIDFMDQPPAGLAIQGLLRPAFVEEHAVIQKHITDNQIIEDNTDQITKVEGHKENEIIQINGHKHEHGSAQEGINWVEELESDETPGNGTSFYKLEMVKIQLISAHGHQNFVEIEDFRRARPDAIAHSAAKIITRLKAGGEKTTQALKSLCWRCKGIQVEASSEYSAERQLNHLLFPRANHKLQQKKEAHQTEL, encoded by the exons ATGCTGATGCTCGAACCCCCCGCCGCGGCCGTCCTTCTCTCCCGCCGTAGCTTCGATCCCATCATTCCTCGTTGCCTTCCTCACTCGGCTACCTTTTTCATCTCCCG GAACAAGTACAGCAAATTGAGGAATCATTCATGCCGGGGAAACTCAAGCAGCTGCGCCTCCAGACGAAATGGGATTCGAGCGTCcgcaaaagagaagcccaattgttctggttctggttctggttctggttcagGGCCCGTGAAACAGAATGCCAAGCCCCTGAGATATCATCCGTTTGAGGAAATTGCGGAGTCAGAACTGAATGCAAATGGGGAGGCTAGGCTTACCCCAGCTGAAACCACTAGGACCTTGATTGAG GTAAACAGCAAAGCCACCCTTATGTTTTCGAGTTTAGTTAATGAACAAGTCCATGAGAATattttctggccggatttgccTTACGTGACTGATGAGCATGGAA ATATTTACTTTCAAGTAAAGCATGATGAAGACATTCTGCAAACTCTGTCGAGCGATGACAACCTCGTG CAAGTCATTATTGGGTTAGACACTGCAGAAATGCTCAGTGAGATTGAGTTACTTGATCAATCAGAAATTGACTTTGGCATTGATGAATTTGACGATGAAGATAGTGatgttgatgatgaagatggtGAAGACGAGCGTGAGGATGACAACGGTTATGAGAAG GACTGGGTTGCCATAATTGACAATGAGGAAGATCAGGATGAGGATTCTGATGGATCACTTGGAGACTGGGCTAAATTGGAGACCATGCGCTCTTCTCATCCAATGTATTTTGCTAAAAAGTTATCTGAG GCTGCATCAGATGATCCCATAGATTTTATGGACCAGCCACCTGCTGGCCTTGCTATTCAAGGCCTTCTAAGACCTGCATTTGTTGAAGAACATGCTGTGATCCAGAAACACATTACTGACAATCAAATTATTGAGGATAATACTGATCAGATTACCAAAGTGGAAGGGCATAAAGAAAATGAGATTATTCAAATTAATGGTCACAAACATGAACATGGATCAGCTCAGGAAGGGATCAATTGGGTTGAGGAATTGGAGAGTGATGAAACTCCAGGAAATGGAACTTCGTTTTACAAACTAGAGATGGTGAAAATCCAGCTAATTTCAGCGCATGGACACCAA AATTTTGTTGAAATAGAAGACTTTAGGAGAGCAAGACCTGATGCAATTGCACATTCGGCTGCCAAAATCATCACTCGTCTGAAAGCTGGTGGAGAAAAGACTACACAAGCTCTTAAATCACTTTGTTGGAGATGCAAGGGTATTCAAGTGGAG GCCTCCTCTGAATATAGCGCTGAAAGGCAACTCAATCACCTGCTGTTTCCGAGGGCCAACCACAAGCTCCAACAGAAGAAAGAAGCTCACCAGACTGAATTATAA
- the LOC113730002 gene encoding uncharacterized protein At3g49140-like isoform X3, translating into MLMLEPPAAAVLLSRRSFDPIIPRCLPHSATFFISRNKYSKLRNHSCRGNSSSCASRRNGIRASAKEKPNCSGSGSGSGSGPVKQNAKPLRYHPFEEIAESELNANGEARLTPAETTRTLIEQVIIGLDTAEMLSEIELLDQSEIDFGIDEFDDEDSDVDDEDGEDEREDDNGYEKDWVAIIDNEEDQDEDSDGSLGDWAKLETMRSSHPMYFAKKLSEAASDDPIDFMDQPPAGLAIQGLLRPAFVEEHAVIQKHITDNQIIEDNTDQITKVEGHKENEIIQINGHKHEHGSAQEGINWVEELESDETPGNGTSFYKLEMVKIQLISAHGHQNFVEIEDFRRARPDAIAHSAAKIITRLKAGGEKTTQALKSLCWRCKGIQVEEVALIVVDSLGFDLRVCSGTQVQTLRFAFNKRASSEYSAERQLNHLLFPRANHKLQQKKEAHQTEL; encoded by the exons ATGCTGATGCTCGAACCCCCCGCCGCGGCCGTCCTTCTCTCCCGCCGTAGCTTCGATCCCATCATTCCTCGTTGCCTTCCTCACTCGGCTACCTTTTTCATCTCCCG GAACAAGTACAGCAAATTGAGGAATCATTCATGCCGGGGAAACTCAAGCAGCTGCGCCTCCAGACGAAATGGGATTCGAGCGTCcgcaaaagagaagcccaattgttctggttctggttctggttctggttcagGGCCCGTGAAACAGAATGCCAAGCCCCTGAGATATCATCCGTTTGAGGAAATTGCGGAGTCAGAACTGAATGCAAATGGGGAGGCTAGGCTTACCCCAGCTGAAACCACTAGGACCTTGATTGAG CAAGTCATTATTGGGTTAGACACTGCAGAAATGCTCAGTGAGATTGAGTTACTTGATCAATCAGAAATTGACTTTGGCATTGATGAATTTGACGATGAAGATAGTGatgttgatgatgaagatggtGAAGACGAGCGTGAGGATGACAACGGTTATGAGAAG GACTGGGTTGCCATAATTGACAATGAGGAAGATCAGGATGAGGATTCTGATGGATCACTTGGAGACTGGGCTAAATTGGAGACCATGCGCTCTTCTCATCCAATGTATTTTGCTAAAAAGTTATCTGAG GCTGCATCAGATGATCCCATAGATTTTATGGACCAGCCACCTGCTGGCCTTGCTATTCAAGGCCTTCTAAGACCTGCATTTGTTGAAGAACATGCTGTGATCCAGAAACACATTACTGACAATCAAATTATTGAGGATAATACTGATCAGATTACCAAAGTGGAAGGGCATAAAGAAAATGAGATTATTCAAATTAATGGTCACAAACATGAACATGGATCAGCTCAGGAAGGGATCAATTGGGTTGAGGAATTGGAGAGTGATGAAACTCCAGGAAATGGAACTTCGTTTTACAAACTAGAGATGGTGAAAATCCAGCTAATTTCAGCGCATGGACACCAA AATTTTGTTGAAATAGAAGACTTTAGGAGAGCAAGACCTGATGCAATTGCACATTCGGCTGCCAAAATCATCACTCGTCTGAAAGCTGGTGGAGAAAAGACTACACAAGCTCTTAAATCACTTTGTTGGAGATGCAAGGGTATTCAAGTGGAG GAGGTTGCTCTCATTGTTGTAGATAGCCTTGGTTTTGACTTGAGAGTTTGCTCTGGAACACAAGTTCAAACACTGCGATTTGCATTTAACAAAAGG GCCTCCTCTGAATATAGCGCTGAAAGGCAACTCAATCACCTGCTGTTTCCGAGGGCCAACCACAAGCTCCAACAGAAGAAAGAAGCTCACCAGACTGAATTATAA
- the LOC113730002 gene encoding uncharacterized protein At3g49140-like isoform X1 has protein sequence MLMLEPPAAAVLLSRRSFDPIIPRCLPHSATFFISRNKYSKLRNHSCRGNSSSCASRRNGIRASAKEKPNCSGSGSGSGSGPVKQNAKPLRYHPFEEIAESELNANGEARLTPAETTRTLIEVNSKATLMFSSLVNEQVHENIFWPDLPYVTDEHGNIYFQVKHDEDILQTLSSDDNLVQVIIGLDTAEMLSEIELLDQSEIDFGIDEFDDEDSDVDDEDGEDEREDDNGYEKDWVAIIDNEEDQDEDSDGSLGDWAKLETMRSSHPMYFAKKLSEAASDDPIDFMDQPPAGLAIQGLLRPAFVEEHAVIQKHITDNQIIEDNTDQITKVEGHKENEIIQINGHKHEHGSAQEGINWVEELESDETPGNGTSFYKLEMVKIQLISAHGHQNFVEIEDFRRARPDAIAHSAAKIITRLKAGGEKTTQALKSLCWRCKGIQVEEVALIVVDSLGFDLRVCSGTQVQTLRFAFNKRASSEYSAERQLNHLLFPRANHKLQQKKEAHQTEL, from the exons ATGCTGATGCTCGAACCCCCCGCCGCGGCCGTCCTTCTCTCCCGCCGTAGCTTCGATCCCATCATTCCTCGTTGCCTTCCTCACTCGGCTACCTTTTTCATCTCCCG GAACAAGTACAGCAAATTGAGGAATCATTCATGCCGGGGAAACTCAAGCAGCTGCGCCTCCAGACGAAATGGGATTCGAGCGTCcgcaaaagagaagcccaattgttctggttctggttctggttctggttcagGGCCCGTGAAACAGAATGCCAAGCCCCTGAGATATCATCCGTTTGAGGAAATTGCGGAGTCAGAACTGAATGCAAATGGGGAGGCTAGGCTTACCCCAGCTGAAACCACTAGGACCTTGATTGAG GTAAACAGCAAAGCCACCCTTATGTTTTCGAGTTTAGTTAATGAACAAGTCCATGAGAATattttctggccggatttgccTTACGTGACTGATGAGCATGGAA ATATTTACTTTCAAGTAAAGCATGATGAAGACATTCTGCAAACTCTGTCGAGCGATGACAACCTCGTG CAAGTCATTATTGGGTTAGACACTGCAGAAATGCTCAGTGAGATTGAGTTACTTGATCAATCAGAAATTGACTTTGGCATTGATGAATTTGACGATGAAGATAGTGatgttgatgatgaagatggtGAAGACGAGCGTGAGGATGACAACGGTTATGAGAAG GACTGGGTTGCCATAATTGACAATGAGGAAGATCAGGATGAGGATTCTGATGGATCACTTGGAGACTGGGCTAAATTGGAGACCATGCGCTCTTCTCATCCAATGTATTTTGCTAAAAAGTTATCTGAG GCTGCATCAGATGATCCCATAGATTTTATGGACCAGCCACCTGCTGGCCTTGCTATTCAAGGCCTTCTAAGACCTGCATTTGTTGAAGAACATGCTGTGATCCAGAAACACATTACTGACAATCAAATTATTGAGGATAATACTGATCAGATTACCAAAGTGGAAGGGCATAAAGAAAATGAGATTATTCAAATTAATGGTCACAAACATGAACATGGATCAGCTCAGGAAGGGATCAATTGGGTTGAGGAATTGGAGAGTGATGAAACTCCAGGAAATGGAACTTCGTTTTACAAACTAGAGATGGTGAAAATCCAGCTAATTTCAGCGCATGGACACCAA AATTTTGTTGAAATAGAAGACTTTAGGAGAGCAAGACCTGATGCAATTGCACATTCGGCTGCCAAAATCATCACTCGTCTGAAAGCTGGTGGAGAAAAGACTACACAAGCTCTTAAATCACTTTGTTGGAGATGCAAGGGTATTCAAGTGGAG GAGGTTGCTCTCATTGTTGTAGATAGCCTTGGTTTTGACTTGAGAGTTTGCTCTGGAACACAAGTTCAAACACTGCGATTTGCATTTAACAAAAGG GCCTCCTCTGAATATAGCGCTGAAAGGCAACTCAATCACCTGCTGTTTCCGAGGGCCAACCACAAGCTCCAACAGAAGAAAGAAGCTCACCAGACTGAATTATAA
- the LOC113730003 gene encoding protein SAR DEFICIENT 4: protein MAAKQYQVDLTSTITPPIYISTQTLHSLLTHKSLITHLQSALPTVSSTIQSPVRQAHQTSPSSSLLLMPSWSLSPALPYIGVKLVTFHPNNSTLNLRGVHASYVLFHSLTGQTLASIDATELTVYRTSCVSALASQYLSRKDSETFVMIGAGSLAPHLIKAHLTVRPSLKRVIIWNRSFEKAKTLVEKLNSEGRLEGVRLEASNESLEEVVRLGDIVSCATSSETPLVKGVELKVGAHLDLVGSFQHSMRECDDEAIRRGRVFIDNEAALVEAGELVGAFQRGVITRDDIVGDLVELINGEKDIGRRDSEEITVFKSVGSAVVDLLSAQLVYETRINNQNSSLHV, encoded by the coding sequence ATGGCTGCCAAGCAATATCAAGTTGATCTCACCTCAACCATCACGCCGCCGATCTACATCTCGACACAGACCCTTCATTCCCTTCTCACCCACAAATCCCTCATCACCCACCTTCAGTCCGCCCTCCCCACCGTTTCCTCCACCATCCAATCCCCAGTTCGCCAAGCTCACCAAACAAGCCCTTCCTCCTCTCTCCTCCTCATGCCGTCCTGGTCTCTCTCCCCTGCTCTTCCTTACATCGGAGTCAAGCTTGTCACCTTCCACCCCAACAACTCCACCCTCAACTTACGCGGAGTTCACGCAAGTTATGTGCTCTTCCACTCCCTCACCGGCCAAACCTTGGCTTCCATCGATGCCACTGAACTAACCGTTTACCGCACTTCTTGCGTTTCTGCTTTAGCTTCACAATACTTATCCAGAAAAGACTCGGAGACCTTTGTGATGATAGGTGCTGGTTCTTTAGCACCCCATTTGATCAAAGCTCATTTGACTGTAAGGCCAAGTCTTAAGAGAGTGATAATATGGAACAGAAGCTTCGAAAAGGCGAAAACTTTGGTTGAGAAGTTGAACAGTGAAGGTCGACTTGAAGGGGTCCGTCTCGAGGCGAGTAACGAGTCCTTGGAGGAGGTGGTGAGGCTAGGGGATATAGTGAGCTGTGCCACGAGTTCGGAGACGCCATTGGTGAAAGGAGTGGAGTTGAAGGTTGGAGCCCATTTGGATTTGGTGGGATCGTTTCAGCATTCTATGAGGGAGTGCGATGATGAGGCCATAAGGAGGGGGAGAGTGTTCATCGATAATGAGGCAGCCCTGGTGGAGGCTGGAGAGTTGGTGGGTGCATTCCAGAGGGGGGTGATCACAAGGGATGATATTGTGGGGGACTTGGTGGAGTTGATCAACGGAGAGAAGGATATTGGGAGGAGGGATTCCGAGGAGATTACAGTGTTCAAATCAGTTGGTTCTGCCGTTGTGGATCTTCTCAGTGCACAGCTGGTGTATGAGACTCGCATCAACAATCAAAACTCCTCCCTCCATGTATGA